In the genome of Segnochrobactrum spirostomi, the window TCTCGATGGAGTTGCCGGTGCGCGGATCGCGGCCGCTGGAGGCGGCGCGGTGGCTCACGGCGAACGAACCGAAGCCGACGATACGAACCTCTTCGCCCTTCTTCAGGGAATCGACGATCGCTTCGAAGGTGGCATCGACCGCCTTCTGAGCATCCGTCTTGGTCAGGCCCGCCGCCTCAGCCACGGCCGAGGTCAGTTCGGCCTTGCTGATCCGATTCGCTTTGACCTTCGTCATTCCATCACCTTTGTTTTCGTTCGCGGAAGTTGCAAACCGACGGCGCCCGCCACCTTTTGGCGGCCGGGCGATGCGCCGCCGATCTTCGTGCGCGGATTTTTTGGCGAACGCAAGTAAGAAAGCCGCGGAAATCCTAGATTTCCGCGGCTTTCCAGCCCAAATCGGGGGACGATCGCAACCGTCAGTGGGCGGTGATGCCCGCCGCGTCCTCGTCGGCCGTCGCGGGCCGGCGCTCGGCCGCCGCATCGGGTTCCCAGGTGATCGCCTGCGGCACCCGGACCAGCGCCCGAGCCACCACATCGTCCATCCGCGCGACAGGAACGATCTCGAGACCGCTCTTAACGTTGTCCGGAATCTCCGCCAGATCCTTGGCGTTTTCCTCCGGGATGAGCACGGTCTTGAGGCCGCCGCGCAGTGCCGCGAGCAGTTTCTCCTTGAGGCCGCCGATCGGCAGCACCCGGCCGCGCAGGGTGATCTCGCCGGTCATGGCGATGTCGCTCCGGACCGGGATCCCGGTCATCACGGAGATGACCGCGGTCGCCATCGCGATGCCGGCGGACGGACCGTCCTTCGGCGTCGCGCCTTCCGGCACGTGGACGTGGATGTCGCGCCGGTCGAACAGCGGCGGCTCTATGCCGAAATCGACGGCCCGCGAGCGGACATAGGAGGCCGCTGCCGAGATCGATTCCTTCATCACGTCGCGCAGGTTGCCGGTGACCGTCATCTTGCCCTTGCCGGGCATCATGACGCCTTCGATGGTGAGCAGTTCGCCCCCCACCTCGGTCCACGCCAGACCCGTGACGACGCCGACCTGATCCTCCTCCTCCGCCTCGCCGAAGCGATAGCGCGGCACACCGAGGAAATCCTCGAGATTGGCGGCGGTGACCTTGACGGACTTCACCGGCTTGGCGGTGGCACCCGCCTTCTTGCTGGCCTTCAGCTTCGCCCCGCCGACGATGTCGCGCACCGCCTTACGGGCGAGCGTCGCGAGCTCGCGCTCCAGGTTGCGGACGCCCGCCTCCCGCGTATAGCGGCGGATGACGGTGCGCAGCGCCTCGTCGTCGACCGAGAACTCCTTGGGCGCCAGCCCGTGGTCGCGCTCGGCCTTCGGCAACAGGTGCTTGCGGGCGATCTCGACCTTCTCGTCCTCGGTGTAGCCGGCGATGCGGATGATCTCCATCCGATCCATCAGCGGCGCGGGGATGTTCAAGGTGTTCGCCGTCGTCACGAACATCACGTTCGAGAGGTCGTACTCGACCTCCAGATAGTGGTCCATGAACGCCTGGTTCTGCTCGGGATCGAGCACCTCGAGCAGCGCCGACGACGGATCGCCGCGGAAGTCCATGCCCATCTTGTCGATCTCGTCGAGCAGGAAGAGCGGGTTTGACTTCTTCGCCTTGCGCATCGACTGGATGACCTTGCCGGGCATCGAGCCGATATAGGTGCGCCGGTGACCGCGGATCTCCGCCTCGTCGCGCACGCCGCCGAGCGACATGCGGACGAACTCGCGGCCGGTGGCCTTGGCGATCGACTTGCCGAGCGAGGTCTTGCCGACGCCCGGGGGGCCGACGAGGCACAGGATCGGACCCTTCAGCTTGTTCGCGCGGCTCTGCACCGCGAGATATTCGATGATCCGCTCCTTGACCTTGTCGAGGCCGTAATGATCGGA includes:
- the lon gene encoding endopeptidase La, which produces MTSTEKRQAGAGGTEVVPVLPLRDIVVFPHMIVPLFVGREKSIRALEEVMRNDKQILLATQQNATDDDPEPSAIFTVGTMATVLQLLKLPDGTVKVLVEGGSRAEIVRFSDRSDLYEAEITLVPDGVDDPVEVEALARSVISEFDNYVKLNKKVSPDVVGAVGQIEDYSKLADTVASHLAVKITEKQAILATPSVSERLEKVLGMMESEISVLQVEKRIRSRVKRQMEKTQREYYLNEQMKAIQKELGDGEEGKDEVAELEGRIRKTKLTKEARERALAEVKKLRQMSPMSAEATVVRNYLDWLLGIPWGKRSRVKNDLGYAEEVLDSDHYGLDKVKERIIEYLAVQSRANKLKGPILCLVGPPGVGKTSLGKSIAKATGREFVRMSLGGVRDEAEIRGHRRTYIGSMPGKVIQSMRKAKKSNPLFLLDEIDKMGMDFRGDPSSALLEVLDPEQNQAFMDHYLEVEYDLSNVMFVTTANTLNIPAPLMDRMEIIRIAGYTEDEKVEIARKHLLPKAERDHGLAPKEFSVDDEALRTVIRRYTREAGVRNLERELATLARKAVRDIVGGAKLKASKKAGATAKPVKSVKVTAANLEDFLGVPRYRFGEAEEEDQVGVVTGLAWTEVGGELLTIEGVMMPGKGKMTVTGNLRDVMKESISAAASYVRSRAVDFGIEPPLFDRRDIHVHVPEGATPKDGPSAGIAMATAVISVMTGIPVRSDIAMTGEITLRGRVLPIGGLKEKLLAALRGGLKTVLIPEENAKDLAEIPDNVKSGLEIVPVARMDDVVARALVRVPQAITWEPDAAAERRPATADEDAAGITAH
- a CDS encoding HU family DNA-binding protein codes for the protein MTKVKANRISKAELTSAVAEAAGLTKTDAQKAVDATFEAIVDSLKKGEEVRIVGFGSFAVSHRAASSGRDPRTGNSIEIPAANIPKFRAGKPLKDAVNS